A stretch of DNA from Tribolium castaneum strain GA2 chromosome 7, icTriCast1.1, whole genome shotgun sequence:
aaattgcagcgaaattaacgttttctttgttaaatcaacatcagatcacgaaaccagtagtttagaaaaacacgcgaaatttttctgaacattttgatgtaaaatttaaccctaatatttaaggcgcagccgtcgaaattcggatgtataaatcattctatttaattaaattattgtaagcaaaaaaattgcatgacacgattgctgcccgttactaacataatcctaagaggaaagtagacaggaaaatccctaaggaaattggagaaaaacgcggaaatgttaaaatagtaccggtgtagtactgggggcgacatctaacaaggggtagtacgaccaaaattacagtttcctcacggggttcttccttatattttctgtgttatttaaacaaacaaaatttgttgttacacaaaattcatttcattgtgttcccaaaaacaacttcagacctgacaacaaccaattttggagtttaatttctctttcaggatatttggggaaattccatagcgttcttgtattgtattcagttcagatcgacgattaccaaatttaatgtttaattataatgaaattgttaatcggaaaacaccccagctgttaattaataataatatttagaaagttaaacaaggtttgatcaaatgccaagacatcataagagtcaaatttacaaaatttcgcatatgtggaaactacttaacaagggtagtggggtaagcgagttagtgtagcttacgcaagatgagcccttgactttaggagggattcgatttttgacggtctttcgaggtagtcgattgtcgtgttgccttttaaatttttataaatttaaaaaacatcttcgtttacttcgtaaaacatcttcgtttagtgcgtctaaattgtactaagtgcatttaagcgtaattttaaattaaattaatttaaattcttgaattaagtgatagcgttagtgattagtgagtaagttaaaaacgagacaagtttagtgttcgttcgattaggtagtgctgcgaactacaacacctgggaagcagctaaccccctgcgttaggaggattaaaatttctaggtaggccctcaaaaggattaattaatttttttattcatttaatattataatattaaatcatttaagtcatttcgaaatagtgatcattatcattcatttcataaattctctcgtaaccaccaagttattaagcatcggaaatgccgaaaagaccagtaattatttaaattcttgtgcttcgtactacgtcagctatataaattttaaataaatcattttcaacttaaaataactcgcaacaaacaatttcatatttttcaattcaaccatcccacctttaaattacaatattaaaagttctttatattctttgcttctaacttctaaatctgttacgacaaatttgagtgaaacggcatcaaacaaatattcaactacaacaaaagtctaaatccaaaacccacggtgctattcaaactgttgtacacagataatttaaggttgcatacaccaaaatattacgaaatagaaggatttgttgctagttaaggataggtttagagtagaacgatttctcttccgcaacgcgttaggcgataaagcaaaagagtgtttctcttttgcgtccagatcagaaattacaggctcgtgagttggccatcttcatgggaagagtcgtagtccccggggacgctcttccccaactttaacaaggtctaagacgcggtggcaggtcgtagtttccgcccgttgtacttagaatggacgttgtaattcccgtcccaacggcaagtacttccacgtacttgcaggctactacggacgatcgagcagacataatcatccgtgattatctgtaataaactgatatcgcgacatggcaaagttctgcacaagtctttgtcaaagctcgtggacggaaaactttagagagaaattacttctacatttattcagattgatttgtaaaagcttgtatgtccgggttttattcgaaattcattctaggtgttgatcacctgacttttaccggagacggaatttcggcactagggcgcaaaattcaatgcgatgcacgtatcaaagattccgcgagcatgttataatccgcctttggtacaagtaatttagaaacgcgttgtcaattgcctagatcctatgagttcgaacaatatcatctgaaacgtaggttaatttatttggacattatcgaattaaattaattcatgttaaatattaacgtcatatcatatcaataaaactttttcgtatcactcagcaacttcgaaactatttacttggaatttcaaacgaattgtggttacgactctgagatatgttttgacgacattactatacaaaaacaaataacaattggccaaatttgatcaaacttccatgaccattgattattgtaatccatccaacggaatattcattattcttgtaataaataactttggaggaaacttgtggtttaaatttcttctcccatgcgttttgacactactttgaatccggacttgcgttacggataaatccggaaccctttctgataagaattaagatcaaattacgatatccttataagagtgacttcgtacatcaaaacaacacaacgtaggtaagtgaaatgatcatgtagcgtatcaattaactagacgagccaaaccatttcgaaaaaagaaaacaaaagtaaaattcaagattaattaaataaatcaattaaaataagttgtaaatcatttaaacatcgatcaaccatcatcaatcacggtctcactacatttttttttttggtgccGTGACCAGGATTCAAAGTCATAAAGTGTCATTTCCGAGGGGAAAATTGCCGTAAATAAGATACTgctgtgttattaaaatttcaaggACTCCAATTTATTTGATCGTTCGATACCCGAGATTGAAGGTTGTCGACATGGAAAACAACAGGAACACCGGAAACGCCGGAGCCCCACCGCAAGAAATGCCGACGTGGTTCGTTCGTTGGTTAAACTCCCAACAACCAAGGAATGTGCCAAACTTCGCGGCGCCATCGACGTCGACAGCGGTTCAAAGACCGCAAGCCATCCTTCAGGTACGTCCAAGTACCAGCGCCGCCGCTGATGTCGATGGTTGGCAAGTCACTCCACTACCTAGCGACGGGACGACTTCGCCAGAACCCGACCCGGAAATTCCGGTAGCTCCGGAACCAGCCCCTCTTGCGAGCCCTCTTGTGCAAGAGCCGGGAAGTTCGACCACATCAGCGACTTCGGGAGCAGTGATGGCCTCACCACCTATGCCAATCACAACAGACAATGTGGCCGCAATTTCCGGAGTACTCCGGAGCTTGCTGGATCGCCCACTTCCAGCTCCTGAACGACCATCTTTCGAAGGCCTGAAAAGGCAAAATCCGGTGAAATTCTTACGAGCCATTGAAGAATATGGACGTTTTTTCGGGCTCGACTCGCAGCGTCTTTTGGGAGTCGCCATGGATTGCTTGAAAGGCAATGCCAAACATTGGACGGGAATATTCCAGAAGAAGTGGCGTGGTTACGAGGACTTTCGACGGGACTTTCTCCGGACCTACTGGTCGGCCAAGCGTCAACGGGACATCAGATTTCAAATCGCTACAGGCCGCTATGACGAAACCAGGGGCACGATGCTGTCGCATTTTGCTTATTACGTCGACATGGCGAACATGTTAACAACACCTTTATCGGAGGAAGTGTTGCTGGATGAATTACTGCGTCACTTCCCCGAAAGAATACAGTCGTTGTGGGTATTAGAGAAAATCTGTACCACCACGGATGCCGCCGAATTCCTGGCAGCTCAAGAAATTCCGGgacaaaatccgggagagaaaACCAACATCGCTCCCAGGGAACGACCCCGCGCAACAGACCACCAGCGGCGTAACGAGCCAAAGCGCCCGCGGCCAAACATTGACCGCCACGAAGTAACTCGTCCTGCGGCTCCTGCAAATCGTGGAAATGGTTTCCCAAAACGCTCAAGTGACGAACAACAATGGCGCAACAACCAACCCAGCACCAGCAACAACCGTTGGCACAATAACAACGGAAACAACAGCAACAATCACTGGCGCAAAAACAACCCCAACGACAACCGCAACAACACAAGTTCGAGAGCGCAGGGTGAAACATCACGAAACTCCAAGAATTCGGGAAACGGGGGCGGAGTACAGGACGGGGCCTAAAGTACTCCGGCCAGCAGCACGGCCCACAAAGCGACAGCAGGAACCAACAATTGAGGACGGGAGAGAAACGTAAACGTTCAACTTCGTCACAGTCAACAGAAGGGGAAAACGATGCTCGACCGCGAGCATCCCAGGttaagttaaatgttttttctataattaaatcCGCTGCCGCAGGTAACAACAACATACAAAGGGTCGTGCCGGAGATTAAGATCCAAATCTCTCAACAACAATCAGTCACCGCGCTTTTGGACACCGGAAGTGAAGTCAGCTGTATTTCCGAAGAAGTTTGGTCCAAGTTGATCGAGACCGGAAACAAACCGCCCACATTACCGGTTACCTCAATCCATCTTCGTGGAGCCATCGGCCAGCGAAGTTGCCAGGTTGTTATTCAGTGTTACCTGGAAATCAAAATCGACGAACATCTCTACCCCGTCGTGGCGCTtgtcgttaaaaatttaatcaagccAACCATTTTGGGAGCAGACTGGCTAAATGAACAACGCGCGGTCATCGATTTCGATAACAACGAAATCCTTTTGAGAAACGGGGAGAAGCACCACAGTTTTCCGTTTAGAAAAACCACGGAGATACCACCGGAACCGGAGGATTATGTGGAAGATCTTGTTGGTCACATCGAAGTCAATCATTCGGCGCCGATCACGACTTGTAACAAAAAGCAACACTTAGAGTCACCCAGTGCCCTACAAGCCAAGGTGGACCCATTAAAAATTCCTGAGGCcgagaaacggaaattaaTACACCTGCTGCAAGAGTACAGATGTATCTTTAGTTTGCGTCCAGGGCTAACACACAAATACACTCacgaaataaaactacacGACAAGACTCCCTTCTTGAAACGACCGTACCCAGTACCTTTTGCTCTACGTCCTGCCGTCGACGCCACAATTCAGGAAATGTTAGACTTGGGGGTGATAAAACGTGAGGCGTCACCTTACGCAAGTCCCATGACGGTAGTGAAAAAGAAAGATGGAACGGTGAGAATTTGCCTCGACGCCCGAATGATCAATTCCAAAATGATCGCCGATTGTGAGTCACCACCCGCTGCTGACGAATTATTACGTCGATTTCACGAAATTCGCTACATGTCCACCATTGATTTGAGATCGTCGTACTGGCAAATCCCACTTTCGCCAGAAAGCAGACAGTACACCGCCTTTCTGTACAACGGTCGCAGTTACACATACCAAGTCCTACCTTTCGGGTTAAAAACTGCTGTGGGTTCATTCAGTCGTGCAATGGACGTAGTGTTAGGAACAGAAGTTCGCGAATTCGTCGTGAATTATATCGACGATTTGTTAGTGGCTTCCGAAACGCTAAACGAACATTTGGAACATCTCCGacaagttttcgaaaaattgaagCAAGCTAGAATGAcgataaatctcgaaaaatccaatttcatacaaaaggaAGTGAAATTTCTGGGGCACATTCTCACAATCAACGGTATCAAAGCCGACCCGGAAAAAATCAGCGCCATCCGAAATTTTCCGGTTCCCCAGAAAACTAAACACGTTCGAGCCTTCCTgggactttgtaatttttatcgaaaattttgtgctCGATACAGTGCAGCCACACAAGACTTAAACAAACTACTTCGAAAGGGTGAAAAATGGAGATGGGGACGAAATGAACAAGAA
This window harbors:
- the LOC135266764 gene encoding uncharacterized protein LOC135266764, with the translated sequence MENNRNTGNAGAPPQEMPTWFVRWLNSQQPRNVPNFAAPSTSTAVQRPQAILQVRPSTSAAADVDGWQVTPLPSDGTTSPEPDPEIPVAPEPAPLASPLVQEPGSSTTSATSGAVMASPPMPITTDNVAAISGVLRSLLDRPLPAPERPSFEGLKRQNPVKFLRAIEEYGRFFGLDSQRLLGVAMDCLKGNAKHWTGIFQKKWRGYEDFRRDFLRTYWSAKRQRDIRFQIATGRYDETRGTMLSHFAYYVDMANMLTTPLSEEVLLDELLRHFPERIQSLWVLEKICTTTDAAEFLAAQEIPGQNPGEKTNIAPRERPRATDHQRRNEPKRPRPNIDRHEVTRPAAPANRGNGFPKRSSDEQQWRNNQPSTSNNRWHNNNGNNSNNHWRKNNPNDNRNNTSSRAQGETSRNSKNSGNGGGVQDGA